One part of the Rutidosis leptorrhynchoides isolate AG116_Rl617_1_P2 unplaced genomic scaffold, CSIRO_AGI_Rlap_v1 contig39, whole genome shotgun sequence genome encodes these proteins:
- the LOC139883369 gene encoding protein DJ-1 homolog A-like, which translates to MASSSSLISSLAHLSCSTPPSSHLSIAHYKSLTFKFASLNLRPCSRTRAATTMAPASKKVLVPIANGTEPIEAVIIIDMLRRAGTDVVVASVENQLRVEATEGITIIADSLISDCSDAVYDLIALPGGVPGAENLKNCGVLENMMKQQAADGRLYAAHCASPAVALGPWGLLKGLKATCYPSFMEQLATAATPVESRVLVDGNVVTSRGPGTTMEFTATLIEKLCGEEKANEVTGAMVLRSNHGEEYFIRELNPMSWTFENTPQILIPIANGSEEMEAVIMIDTLRRAKANVKVVSVEDKLEILASRNVKLEADILLDEAAKISYDLIVLPGGLGGAQAFAKSEKLISMLMKQREENRPYGAICASPALVLEPNGLLKGKKATAFPAMCNKLSDQSEIENRVVIDGNLITSRGPGTTMEFGLAIVEKFFGREKALELAKVMLFVQQ; encoded by the exons ATGGCGTCATCATCATCACTAATATCATCACTTGCTCACTTGAGCTGCTCAACACCACCATCTTCGCATTTGTCCATCGCTCACTACAAATCCCTAACATTCAAATTCGCCTCACTCAATCTCAGACCCTGTTCACGTACTAGAGCAGCAACAACAATGGCTCCCGCTTCGAAGAAG GTCTTGGTTCCGATTGCGAATGGAACAGAGCCGATTGAGGCTGTGATTATCATCGATATGTTGCGTAGAGCCGGAACTGACGTCGTTGTTGCGTCCGTGGAGAATCAGCTTCGAGTCGAAGCTACTGAAGGCATTACGATCATTGCTGATTCTCTCATCTCTGATTGCAGCGATGCTGTTTATGATCTCATAGCTCTACCG GGAGGCGTGCCAGGTGCTGAGAATCTCAAGAACTGTGGAGTTTTGGAAAACATGATGAAGCAACAAGCTGCTGACGGGAGGCTCTATGCTGCACACTGTGCTTCACCAGCTGTGGCTTTGGGGCCTTGGGGTTTGCTCAAGGGATTGAAG GCAACTTGCTATCCGTCGTTCATGGAGCAACTTGCTACTGCTGCAACTCCTGTTGAGTCAAGAGTTCTAGTGGATGGTAACGTGGTTACAAGTCGTGGACCTGGCACTACAATGGAATTTACTGCTACACTGATTGAGAAACTTTGTGGTGAAGAGAAAGCCAATGAAGTTACTGGGGCAATG GTATTGCGTTCCAACCATGGAGAGGAATACTTCATCAGAGAGCTGAATCCAATGAGTTGGACTTTTGAAAACACCCCACAA ATACTCATACCCATTGCTAATGGTTCCGAAGAAATGGAAGCTGTCATCATGATTGATACTCTGCGCCGAGCAAAGGCAAATGTTAAAGTAGTTTCCGTAGAGGATAAACTCGAAATTCTGGCTTCTCGCAATGTTAAACTGGAGGCTGATATTCTTCTAGATGAAGCTGCTAAGATTTCTTATGACCTCATTGTCTTGCCA GGTGGATTAGGTGGTGCGCAAGCATTTGCAAAGAGCGAGAAACTGATAAGTATGTTAATGAAGCAGAGAGAAGAAAATAGACCTTATGGAGCAATTTGCGCATCCCCAGCTTTAGTGTTGGAGCCGAACGGCCTACTCAAG GGAAAGAAAGCCACGGCTTTTCCTGCAATGTGCAACAAGTTATCGGACCAAAGCGAGATTGAAAACAGGGTTGTGATCGATGGCAACCTCATTACAAGCAGAGGTCCAGGAACTACTATGGAGTTTGGCCTTGCAATTGTCGAAAAGTTCTTTGGCCGTGAGAAGGCACTCGAGCTTGCGAAGGTGATGTTATTCGTTCAACAGTAG
- the LOC139883387 gene encoding uncharacterized protein, which yields MAKMHHSSKTPSSASSSSSKLILCSKILTLTLFLTSFYLLINVRINLPEPIFSVHQTQFIGDLRDAKFPWNKLCFGATSEKLKLAVFSKSWPVGAEPGGMERHAHTLYHALASMGHETHVFTVPSDRRPHRETDQGNLHLHFAANDHGSVNISLAFEIFNRISVDGGFDYVHTESVSLPHWRAKSVPNLAVTWHGIWYEIMHSKLLEELFANPKGKFLGSTTELQEAMPRLIDEIRFFPSYTQHICISNSAGEVLTNIYQLPSRNVHVILNGVDENKFSPDLESGARFRRKYGVPENASIVMGVAGRLVRDKGHPLLYEAFSRIAKRHHGVFLLVAGSGPWGKRYREIGPNVNVLGALGPLELSGFYNAIDVFVNPTLRPQGLDLTLIEAMHCGKPVLAPNFPSIVGTVVLDQGFGYTFSPNVNSLVEALDLAIGDGVQELQKKGLACKEYVASMFTATKMASAYERFFLCMKNSRFCRYPLPSDC from the coding sequence ATGGCCAAGATGCACCACTCATCCAAAACCCCTTCctctgcttcttcttcttcttccaaacTAATTTTGTGTTCAAAAATCCTAACTTTAACTCTCTTCTTAACCTCTTTTTATCTCCTTATTAATGTCCGTATCAACTTGCCGGAGCCAATCTTTTCGGTACATCAAACACAGTTCATTGGAGATCTGAGGGATGCTAAATTTCCATGGAACAAGCTTTGTTTTGGAGCAACATCCGAAAAGCTTAAGCTCGCCGTCTTCTCCAAGTCATGGCCAGTTGGGGCCGAGCCAGGTGGCATGGAGCGTCACGCTCACACGCTCTACCATGCTTTAGCCTCCATGGGACATGAAACCCATGTCTTCACCGTGCCATCCGACCGAAGGCCCCACCGAGAAACTGATCAGGGAAATCTCCATCTACATTTCGCTGCAAATGATCATGGATCGGTCAATATCTCGCTGGCATTCGAGATTTTCAACAGGATTAGCGTGGATGGTGGTTTTGATTATGTTCATACAGAGAGTGTTTCGTTGCCACATTGGCGTGCCAAGTCGGTGCCTAACTTGGCCGTGACTTGGCACGGGATCTGGTATGAGATTATGCATTCCAAATTATTGGAGGAGCTTTTCGCTAATCCTAAGGGAAAATTTCTAGGTTCGACGACGGAGCTTCAAGAGGCAATGCCTCGGCTAATTGACGAAATAAGATTCTTTCCAAGCTACACACAACATATTTGTATCAGCAACAGTGCTGGCGAGGTACTCACTAATATCTATCAGCTCCCTTCAAGAAATGTCCACGTCATACTAAATGGAGTCGACGAGAACAAATTTTCTCCTGATCTCGAATCGGGAGCTCGATTTCGCAGAAAATATGGTGTGCCGGAGAATGCTAGCATCGTGATGGGAGTTGCAGGGCGTTTGGTGCGTGACAAGGGCCATCCACTTCTTTACGAAGCGTTTTCGAGGATAGCGAAACGCCATCATGGCGTTTTCTTACTTGTTGCTGGATCGGGTCCTTGGGGTAAAAGGTACCGGGAAATAGGGCCAAATGTTAATGTGTTGGGAGCGTTAGGGCCATTGGAGCTGTCTGGATTCTATAATGCTATTGACGTGTTCGTGAATCCTACTTTAAGGCCACAAGGCCTTGATCTTACACTTATTGAAGCAATGCATTGTGGGAAACCAGTTTTGGCCCCTAATTTTCCGAGTATAGTTGGGACAGTGGTTTTGGATCAAGGATTTGGGTATACGTTTTCGCCAAATGTCAATTCTTTAGTGGAGGCGTTGGATTTGGCAATCGGAGACGGTGTACAAGAATTGCAGAAGAAAGGCTTGGCTTGCAAGGAATATGTAGCTTCTATGTTTACTGCTACAAAAATGGCTTCTGCTTATGAAAGGTTCTTCCTTTGTATGAAAAACTCTAGATTTTGTCGCTACCCTCTCCCTTCCGATTGCTAG
- the LOC139883374 gene encoding transcription factor GTE4-like, giving the protein MEFVGCNKVKINLGCITGEEARTLKRQLLGELEKVRSLVKQLDKEEASLARGPQLSGNERNRAVGGLTRVNSEVGSVGLPNSLSLKEKKSAKGGDQHRKNSDGKGKSAKHGKLPSAVDNNRMVKSKGDTLGFSTSSPLYKSCRALLDKLMKHKFSWVFNEPVDAKKLGLHDYFTIVKHPMDLGTVKSRLSEKWYKSAKDFAEDVRLTFNNAMLYNPKGQDVYYMADQMSKMFADKWKEIESKFNLNENLPTPTSRVPSNPVSVPTPRPTSEKRTLEIAESRTTPVDSKLTSGGAGDINRRTPVPEKPNARDVDERDMSYDEKQRLSTSLQSMPSEKLDNVVEIIKKRNPRLCEEDDDIEVDLDSLDPGTLWELDRFVTNYWKNLSKNKRKAEYALPETEEADDNIHEEHSVPPEGARPTLTDAGEKANASASPIRGEQQGDNGNRSSSSGSSSSDSGSSSSDSDTDSSSGSGSNAGH; this is encoded by the exons ATGGAATTTGTTGGGTGCAACAAAGTAAAAATCAACTTAGGTTGTATCACGGGTGAGGAGGCTAGAACTTTGAAGAGACAGTTATTGGGTGAGCTTGAAAAGGTAAGGTCTTTAGTGAAACAGCTCGATAAGGAGGAAGCTTCTTTGGCTCGCGGTCCGCAATTATCGGGGAATGAGAGAAATAGAGCGGTCGGTGGTCTGACGAGAGTGAATTCTGAAGTGGGTTCTGTCGGGCTGCCCAATTCCCTGTCTTTGAAAGAAAAGAAATCGGCAAAGGGAGGAGATCAGCATCGTAAGAATTCGGATGGGAAAGGGAAGTCTGCGAAGCACGGGAAGCTTCCTTCAGCTGTGGATAATAATAGGATGGTCAAGTCAAAAGGCGACACTTTGGGATTTTCAACTTCTAGCCCGTTGTATAAGAGTTGTAGGGCTCTGTTGGATAAGTTGATGAAGCACAAGTTCAGTTGGGTTTTTAACGAACCAGTGGATGCCAAGAAGCTTGGATTACATGATTATTTTACCATTGTTAAGCATCCAATGGATTTGGGAACGGTGAAGAGTAGGTTGAGTGAGAAGTGGTATAAGTCTGCTAAAGACTTTGCAGAAGATGTGAGACTGACTTTTAACAACGCCATGTTGTATAATCCAAAAGGGCAAGATGTTTACTACATGGCAGATCAAATGTCAAAGATGTTTGCAGACAAGTGGAAGGAGATAGAGAGTAAGTTCAATCTTAATGAGAATTTACCGACACCCACTTCGAGAGTTCCTTCTAATCCTGTCTCAGTTCCAACCCCGCGTCCGACTTCAGAAAAGAGGACATTGGAAATAGCAGAGTCAAGGACGACGCCAGTCGATTCCAAGTTGACAAGTGGAGGTGCTGGAGATATTAACAGGAGGACACCAGTGCCAGAGAAGCCAAATGCAAGGGATGTGGATGAGAGGGATATGAGTTATGATGAGAAGCAGAGACTCAGTACGAGTCTTCAGAGTATGCCTTCAGAAAAGTTGGATAACGTGGTTGAAATTATTAAGAAGAGAAATCCGAGACtttgtgaagaagatgatgatattgaggtgGATCTTGATAGTCTTGACCCTGGGACACTATGGGAACTTGATAGGTTTGTGACCAATTATTGGAAGAACTTGAGCAAGAATAAGAGGAAAGCGGAATATGCTCTTCCAGAAACGGAAGAAGCTGATGACAATATCCATGAGGAG CATTCGGTGCCACCTGAAGGAGCAAGACCAACCCTAACCGACGCCG GTGAAAAGGCAAATGCCTCCGCTTCTCCAATTCGGGGAGAGCAGCAAGGTGATAATGGCAATAGATCAAGTAGTTCAGGCAGTTCTAGCAGCGACTCTGGATCTTCTTCAAGTG ACTCGGATACTGATAGTTCTTCGGGATCTGGATCAAATGCGGGTCACTGA
- the LOC139883371 gene encoding LOW QUALITY PROTEIN: strychnine-11-hydroxylase-like (The sequence of the model RefSeq protein was modified relative to this genomic sequence to represent the inferred CDS: inserted 2 bases in 2 codons; deleted 1 base in 1 codon) — protein MDFPFLIILLLLAGVVFVLFLSLIKKQHRKKKLNGEALRLPPGPRKLPLIGNLHQLLGDTLQNSLLRLSRQYGXFLQLGSVPTLVVSSAEIAKEIFKKHDLVFSGRPQLYAIKKLSYNFNNISFCQYGEKWRGVRKIATLELLTSKRVQSFQCVRDQEVGFMLDFIARNSLNKPVNLTRLTVLLSNSLICRTTFGMRFENEEGLSRFDALLRDTRVAMGKFNIADFYPGLGWINRFNGVDRKLDEIFKHLDSLYEDIISKHLHRERAKPESDDFIYVLLRVSNQSFAITNEQVKGILTDMFIAGTGTSARTLEWVMSELMRNPSVMRKAQDEVRRVANGKVKVEETDLSKLVYMKAIIKETLRLRPPVPLLVPRQTLEDCVVAGYHIPAKTRVHFDARLIGTDSSYWENPQEFIPDRFLNSSVDFKGQHFELMPXGAGRRGCPGINFGLQLVEYALANLLLRFDRKLPQGIKTEDLAKEEAFGAAIQTKAPLCLIATPIYV, from the exons ATGGATTTTCCATTTCTCATCATCCTCTTGTTACTTGCAGGTGTGGTGTTTGTGTTGTTTTTGTCTCTGATAAAAAAACAGCATAGAAAGAAGAAACTCAATGGTGAAGCTCTGAGACTTCCTCCTGGTCCTAGGAAGCTACCTTTGATCGGAAACCTCCACCAACTCCTCGGAGACACACTTCAGAACTCCCTCCTACGCCTTTCGAGACAGTATG CCTTCCTCCAACTAGGCTCCGTGCCGACTCTAGTTGTATCCTCCGCCGAAATTGCCAAAGAGATTTTCAAAAAGCATGATCTTGTTTTCTCAGGTAGACCTCAACTATATGCTATAAAGAAACTAAGCTATAACTTCAACAACATCTCGTTTTGTCAGTATGGAGAGAAATGGAGAGGGGTTAGGAAGATTGCAACTTTAGAATTATTAACTTCAAAGAGGGTTCAATCGTTTCAGTGTGTAAGGGATCAGGAAGTTGGGTTCATGCTTGATTTCATAGCTAGGAATTCGCTTAATAAGCCTGTTAATTTGACTAGATTGACCGTTTTGTTGAGTAATAGCCTGATTTGTCGCACGACTTTTGGGATGAGGTTTGAGAATGAAGAGGGTTTAAGCAGGTTTGATGCTCTGTTGCGTGACACAAGGGTTGCAATGGGAAAGTTCAATATTGCGGATTTCTATCCCGGACTTGGATGGATTAACAGGTTTAACGGTGTTGATAGAAAACTGGATGAGATATTCAAACACCTCGACTCGCTGTATGAGGATATCATAAGCAAACATCTACATCGGGAAAGGGCAAAACCAGAATCCGATGACTTCATATATGTGCTTCTTCGCGTATCTAACCAGTCGTTTGCCATTACCAATGAACAAGTCAAAGGCATCCTTACG GATATGTTCATTGCAGGAACAGGTACCTCTGCTCGTACGCTTGAGTGGGTAATGTCTGAGCTAATGAGGAATCCATCAGTGATGAGAAAAGCTCAAGATGAGGTTAGACGAGTAGCTAAT GGAAAAGTAAAAGTGGAAGAAACTGATCTGTCAAAACTTGTGTACATGAAAGCTATTATAAAGGAAACACTCAGGCTACGTCCACCGGTGCCACTACTGGTTCCTCGGCAAACTTTGGAAGATTGCGTCGTAGCAGGTTACCATATTCCGGCCAAGACAAGAGTGCATTTTGATGCGAGGTTGATAGGGACAGACTCGAGTTATTGGGAAAACCCCCAAGAGTTTATTCCTGACAGATTCCTCAACAGCTCCGTCGATTTCAAGGGACAGCATTTTGAGTTGATGC TTGGGGCTGGGAGGAGAGGCTGTCCTGGAATCAATTTCGGCCTCCAGTTAGTCGAGTATGCTCTGGCAAATCTATTGCTCCGTTTCGACAGGAAACTGCCTCAAGGAATCAAAACTGAAGATTTGGCTAAGGAAGAAGCATTTGGGGCTGCAATACAGACGAAAGCTCCACTGTGCTTAATAGCTACCCCTATATACGTATAA
- the LOC139883370 gene encoding ABC transporter G family member 10-like, whose product MELLPVKAPESVSGCRRGIYRLEAKNLSYKLRSRFCEWLCWDTQTSSKFILENVNCEARLGELTAIAGPSGAGKTTLLEILAGSLHDNKNNISGQVLVNNKPMDAKRFGRISGYVTQDDALFPLLTVEETLTYSARLRLPKEEGRQKAASRVRNLIKELGLEHVANSRIGSDYGISGGEKRRVSIGVDLVHDPGVVLIDEPTSGLDSASALHIVTLLKSMAVNQAKTIVFTIHQPGFRILEKIDRLVLLSYGSVVHNGSLDLLQERIHLAGHRIPRHVNVLEFAIDVADSLTVQNELEDQRQMILYQSDNYIQQEKPLRYANSAWREVLILGKRFCSNIFRTNQLFATRVIQALVAGFVLGTVFLNVGKDQGRVSLQTRIGFFAFSLTFLLSSTTEGLPIFLQERRILTRETSRGAYRVSSYVVSNTLVFLPFLLLVSLLYSTPVYWLVGLRRSVDGFLYFSLIVWMVVLMSNSFVACFSALVPNFIMGNSVIAGLMGSFFLFSGYFISEKNIPSYWIFMHYLSLFKYPYECFMINEYGGEQGKGRCVQFDKGGACSLYADAFLKQQGLRDSQKWSNLAVIMLFIIAYRLLCFFILWYRCHKTRI is encoded by the coding sequence ATGGAACTTTTGCCAGTGAAGGCGCCGGAATCGGTTTCTGGTTGCCGGAGAGGCATTTATAGATTGGAGGCTAAGAACCTGTCATACAAGTTACGTAGCAGGTTTTGCGAGTGGCTGTGTTGGGATACACAGACAAGTTCCAAGTTCATTTTGGAAAATGTAAACTGCGAAGCTCGGCTAGGCGAGTTAACGGCGATCGCTGGTCCGAGTGGGGCCGGAAAAACCACGTTACTAGAGATTCTAGCAGGGTCGCTgcatgataataagaataatatctCTGGTCAAGTGCTTGTGAATAACAAACCTATGGATGCAAAAAGGTTCGGGAGAATATCAGGTTATGTGACTCAAGATGATGCCTTATTCCCTTTACTTACAGTTGAAGAAACACTAACGTACAGTGCACGCCTGAGGCTACCGAAAGAGGAAGGTCGGCAAAAGGCTGCGTCCAGAGTCAGGAATTTGATCAAGGAGCTCGGATTGGAACACGTGGCGAATTCAAGGATCGGATCGGATTATGGGATTTCCGGAGGAGAGAAACGCAGAGTTTCGATTGGAGTGGATTTAGTCCATGACCCTGGCGTCGTCTTGATAGACGAACCGACTTCCGGCCTGGATTCGGCTTCGGCTCTTCACATAGTGACTCTGCTAAAGTCCATGGCTGTCAATCAAGCTAAGACTATTGTCTTCACAATCCATCAACCTGGTTTTCGGATTCTCGAAAAGATCGATCGCCTTGTCCTGCTTTCTTATGGATCCGTTGTTCATAACGGATCACTAGATCTTCTCCAGGAAAGGATTCATTTGGCTGGTCATCGAATTCCTCGCCACGTCAATGTTCTAGAATTCGCCATTGATGTAGCAGACAGTTTGACCGTACAAAACGAATTAGAAGATCAAAGGCAAATGATATTATACCAATCCGATAATTACATCCAACAAGAGAAGCCTCTACGGTATGCGAATTCAGCATGGAGGGAGGTCCTAATCCTGGGAAAAAGATTTTGCAGCAACATATTCAGAACGAATCAATTATTCGCCACTAGGGTGATCCAAGCCTTGGTTGCCGGATTCGTGCTTGGGACTGTTTTTCTGAATGTCGGGAAAGATCAAGGTCGGGTTTCTCTGCAGACACGAATCGGATTCTTCGCTTTCAGCCTCACGTTCCTGCTGTCTTCCACGACTGAAGGCCTTCCCATTTTCCTTCAAGAGAGAAGAATCCTGACAAGAGAAACTTCCAGAGGGGCTTATAGAGTATCATCTTATGTTGTGTCCAACACATTGGTTTTCCTTCCTTTCCTTTTATTGGTCAGTCTTCTCTACTCCACACCGGTCTATTGGCTCGTCGGCTTGAGAAGAAGCGTCGACGGCTTCCTGTACTTTTCGCTCATCGTCTGGATGGTGGTCTTAATGTCAAACTCATTCGTGGCATGCTTTAGTGCTTTGGTACCAAATTTCATAATGGGAAATTCTGTAATTGCAGGATTGATGGGATCGTTCTTTTTGTTTTCCGGCTACTTCATTTCGGAGAAAAACATCCCTAGTTACTGGATCTTCATGCATTATCTGAGTCTGTTCAAGTACCCTTACGAGTGTTTCATGATCAACGAATATGGAGGCGAACAAGGAAAGGGGAGGTGCGTACAGTTCGATAAAGGAGGTGCGTGCAGTTTGTATGCCGATGCATTCTTAAAACAGCAAGGTTTGAGAGATTCACAGAAATGGAGCAACTTGGCTGTCATCATGCTTTTCATTATTGCCTACAGGCTTCTTTGTTTCTTCATCTTGTGGTATAGGTGCCATAAAACAAGAATATAA
- the LOC139883372 gene encoding multiple organellar RNA editing factor 8, chloroplastic/mitochondrial-like, which produces MATSLLARSLLSKPFAARTPTLTTFLSRTFKTSPTASASRFFLRPLVASLGNISGVAASQRTFSTRQTTSSLNDPNPNWSNRPPKETILLDGCDFEHWLVVLEAPQPEATRDEIIDQYIKTLAKVVGSEEEARMKIYSVSTRCYFAFGALVSEELSYKLKELPGVRWVLPDSYLDVRNKDYGGKLYLISIRSGQLVSYS; this is translated from the exons ATGGCAACCTCACTCCTCGCTCGTTCGCTGCTATCCAAACCCTTCGCCGCCAGAACCCCAACCCTGACCACCTTCCTCTCTCGGACGTTCAAAACGTCTCCGACCGCCTCTGCCAGCCGCTTCTTCCTCCGCCCGCTCGTAGCCTCCCTCGGCAACATATCTGGTGTCGCCGCCTCCCAGAGGACGTTTTCGACCCGACAAACAACGTCGTCCCTCAACGATCCCAACCCTAATTGGTCAAACAGGCCACCGAAAGAGACCATCTTGCTTGATGGCTGCGATTTCGAGCACTGGCTTGTTGTTTTGGAGGCGCCCCAACCTGAAGCCACCAGAGACGAGATCATCGATCAATACATCAAAACGCTTGCGAAAGTTGTTGGCAG TGAAGAAGAAGCAAGGATGAAGATTTATTCAGTCTCGACTAGATGCTACTTTGCATTTGGAGCTCTTGTTTCTGAAGAGCTTTCTTACAAGCTGAAAG AGCTCCCAGGAGTTCGCTGGGTTCTTCCCGACTCGTACTTGGATGTAAGGAACAAAGACTATGGAGGTAAGTTGTATTTGATTTCCATCAGGTCTGGTCAGCTAGTTAGTTATTCTTGA
- the LOC139883390 gene encoding malate dehydrogenase, mitochondrial-like, translated as MKNTMLRSLRSSQSSSSSAAVLRRGYASEACPERKVTVLGAAGGIGQPLSMLMKLNPLVSRLALYDIANTPGVAADVSHINTRPQVTGYAGEEQLGEALEGSDVVIIPAGVPRKPGMTRDDLFNINAGIVKSLCLAISKYCPNAVINMISNPVNSTVPIASEVFRKAGTYNAKKLFGVTTLDVVRAKTFYATKANLPIADVNVPVVGGHAGITILPLFSQATPTANLSQEHIEALTKRTQDGGTEVVEAKAGKGSATLSMAYAGAIFADACLKGLNGMPDVMECSFVQSTVTELPFFASKVRLGKEGVAEIFDLGPLADYEKEGLEKLRPELLSSIENGIKFARQ; from the exons ATGAAAAATACCATGCTGA GAAGTCTTAGATCTTCCCAATCTTCTTC ATCGAGCGCCGCCGTTCTCCGCCGTGGATATGCATCGGAGGCGTGTCCAGAAAGGAAGGTGACCGTTCTCGGAGCCGCCGGTGGTATCGGTCAGCCTTTATCTATGTTGATGAAGTTGAATCCACTTGTCTCTAGACTCGCCCTTTACGACATTGCCAATACTCCCGGCGTCGCCGCCGATGTCAGCCACATCAACACCCGACCTCAG GTTACTGGGTATGCTGGTGAGGAGCAGTTGGGTGAAGCTTTGGAAGGATCAGATGTAGTCATCATTCCAGCTGGTGTGCCCCGAAAGCCCGGTATGACACGTGATGATCTCTTCAACATCAATGCTGGAATCGTAAAGTCTCTCTGCTTGGCCATCTCCAAGTATTGCCCTAAC GCCGTCATTAATATGATTAGCAACCCTGTGAACTCTACTGTTCCAATTGCTTCTGAGGTTTTCAGGAAGGCAGGGACATATAATGCGAAGAAGCTGTTTGGCGTGACTACTTTGGATGTTGTTAGGGCCAAGACTTTCTATGCCACCAAGGCAAATCTTCCAATTGCAG ATGTTAATGTACCTGTTGTTGGTGGTCATGCTGGCATAACCATCCTTCCACTATTTTCTCAA GCCACACCAACTGCCAACTTATCACAAGAACATATAGAGGCTCTTACAAAGAGGACTCAAGATGGAGGGACAGAAGTTGTCGAAGCTAAGGCTGGAAAAGGTTCTGCTACCTTGTCGATGGC TTATGCAGGTGCAATCTTCGCTGATGCTTGTTTGAAGGGACTAAATGGCATGCCAGACGTCATGGAATGTTCATTTGTACAATCAACTGTCACAGAGCTTCCTTTCTTTGCTTCAAAG GTGAGACTTGGAAAGGAAGGAGTGGCAGAAATTTTTGATTTGGGACCTCTCGCCGATTATGAGAAAGAAGGATTGGAAAAGTTGAGGCCGGAGCTTTTGAGTTCTATCGAGAATGGTATTAAATTTGCCAGGCAGTAG